The DNA segment GATATCACCGGGCATGAGGTCCGGTGTGAACTGAATACGGTTGAAAGACAAGCTCAGGCTTTGTGACAGTGTGCGAATCAACAGCGTTTTGGCCAGTCCCGGAACACCAACGAGTATACAGTGACCGCGTGAAAACAGACTGATCAGCAGTTGATCGACGATGTCCTGCTGACCTACGACAATTTTTCCGATTTCTGTTCTGAGTTTTTTAAAATCATCAGTGAACTGCTCTGCAGCTTGCACCTTGTCAAAGCTTTTATCTTTCGTCATAATCTGTCTGGTCTGATTCTGATTCAGCATCCGCCGGGTTCAGTCCGATTGTTGCTCAGGAGGGCTTATTGCTGTTGCGGCGGAGGCTGTTGCTGCTGTTGTTGCGGCTGCTGTTGTTGCGGCTGCTGTTGTTGCGGCGGAGGCTGTTGCTGCTGCATATCCTCGGGATCACCGGCTGCATCAGGAGCAAGCTGATCAGGCATATCCATCGGATCATAATCCGGAACCGGCACGCGATACTCGACATACATATCATCGCGAAGATCCTTAATCCACTTGCTCATTTCTCTCTGACTTTTTTCCTGAAGGGCAAAGTTGCGGATAAGCTGGTAATCCTGTTCAAGATTGGCGCGGTGTTCTTCAATCCGGTTGCTGAGTTTAACAATGCGGAAAGCCCGCTGCTCATCTTCTCCATAAGTATATGAACGGGGTTCGGAGACATCGCCGACATCTTCCAGCGTCAGCACCAGTCTGTAGAGAGACGGATCCAGTTCATTTACGGGAATATTTCTTTGCGCCGTCTGAGGGTCAATCAGTCGTCCTCCGGCCGGCGCCGTGCTCCGGTCATCTGAATGCCGGCGTGCCATCTCACTAAAGCTCTTGCCGTGGTGCATCACGCTGTCCCGGATGGCGGTGAGTTTTTCAATGGCATAGTCTTCGTCAAGTTCTTCTTCAGGAACGGAAATCAGGATATGGTGCGTGGAAATTTCATTTCCTTGTCGTTCGTTAAGCCGGATGACGTGAAATCCCTGCGGCGTGTCAACTACTTCGGAAACTTCTCCGGGATCAAGCGCAGCCGCGGCGGCTGCATACTCCGGCAAAAGCTGCGTTGTTGCCACCATTGGCAGTCTGCCGCCTTCCGAAGCGGTCGGGCCGTCACTGTATTCCCGCGCAAGGTCTTCCATGGAGGCATTGTGGTTAAGGATGGAATCCCGAAGCTGTTCTGCAAGATTACGGGCGTTGATTCTGGCATCTTCCTTCGGCGGCGGATTGACCGTGATCTGAGACAGCCCGACCGATTCCGGTATCATCGGAAGTGAATCTTCCGGAATGGATTCGAAGAATTCCCTGACTTCCGGGCGCGTAATGTTGACCCGCTCCATTTTTTTCTGACGCACCCGGTTTACCTTCAGGTCCTGACGGAACTGGTCTGCATACTCGGCCTTGATTTCTACGATAGGCTGGCCGAAAGCTTGTTCAAGCTCTCGTTCGCTGCCAACCTGTTCTACAAGCTGCTGTATTCTCTGATCCAGAATGCGGTCTACTTCCGAATCACTGACAACAACCGAGTCGATTTTTGCCTTTTCAACCAGGACATAATTGTCGATCAGAGACTCAAGCACATAATACCACATCTCCTCTTCAAATTGCTCAGACTGGCTTTGCTGCATGAATTCAAACAGTCGTTGATTGACATCCGATTGCAGGATGACATGATCATTGACTACAGCAACAATCTGATCGGCTACCTGTCGCTGCTGAGCTGTCACAGCGGTGGTAAAAAGAATTAACAGCAGCAGTGTTACGGAAATTCGCATGTATTTAATAGTAAACATATATTCGTTTTCAGGCCTTATTTCTATTTAAAACTGATTCCGGCCGTATTTTCGTATCAAATTTTTCTCTATGGCAGACTGTCAGTAACAATTTCTACTTCCTGCTCTGGTTGTCTTACGTCATAGATCCTCAATTCATTGTTCGCCTGAGCCTGTAAAAACAGATTTTGTTCCATGGCTCTGAGTTTCTTCCTGCGTTGCTCCAGCATCAGCCATTCGGTAATCTGATCAATTATCCACTCCATCTGAGGATGATCACCTGCTTCACGGCTGTCCATCAGCTGCACAAAGTGATAATGGTCATCTATCCGGCGGATGGGGGATATTTCAGAAACGCCAATCACCTGGAGAAAATCATTGATCTCTTCGTACTGTCTTGCAGCCGAGGACAGGGGGAAGTATTGCCTGGAGATTCGTATGGCCTGCTGGGGGTTAACGGCGTATTGTTCAGCGATATCGCGCCAGCTTTGTCCGCGCTGCAGCGCATTTCTGGCATTCCGGGCATCTGATAAGGTGGGAGCGATGAGATGGCGGAACCGGACATGACGTTCAGCAAGAACAAATTTTTCTCTGTTGCTCTCGTAGTATTCCTGGGCCTCGGAGCGTGTTACCGGATCGGATGAAACCTCCAGATAAACAGCTTCATGGAAAGCGTCTATAAGTATGGACTCTTTTGCTTCCTGAATACGCTTTTGTACCTCATCGTGCTGATCAAGACCAAGTCTGCCGGCTTCTTTGACCTTCAGCTGCCTGTTGAGCCAGTCGTTCCGGTACCTGTTTATTGCCGCGAGACTGTCTGACTCAAAAAACTCCGGGCTTACATTATCTTTGACTTCATCAAGCAAAAGGACGCGGTCGCCAAGCTCGGCCAGAACAATACCATCCTCATGATCAACTCTTTCACATGAGGAGATCAGAAAAAGCACAATCGTGGCGACCAGAATGGTCTTTGGATGAAAATCAGTCATCCTGTTCTTCTAATTTTGCTTTCAGAACTTCAGGATAGGTTTCCACCCGGTATTTTTTCCGCATGGCTTCCAGCCATTCCTTCTCACGAATATCCTGATAATCTGTTACAAGCTTGTTGAATGCTTCATCAAAAGTCATTGGCCTGGCATCCATCAACTCTTCCAGATACATAGTGGTTCTTCTCCGGCGGTATTCAAAATACTCCGAAAACTCACCCTCATGAAGATTCTTTAGCTGATCGTAGGGTGAACTCTCGATTCTGCTGGTCACATCACGCCGCACAACCACATTTGAGATTTCATTTCTCACACTGTCTGCAGGTTCACCCGCATCCACCATTTCGCGCACCTTGTCCAGGGTACTGTCTGCACTGGCTGAGAAACGGACAAACTTGTATCTGGTATCGAAATGATAGTCATCAGTGTTGGCTTCATACAGCTCTTTGAGTCTGGCAGTATCCTGCCTTGCGTACGTCCAGACAGAATCCTCATTAACACGAAATACGGCAAGTCCGGTCAGATAGTCTTCACTAAGCTGTTTGAACTCGGGGAAACGGGAACGGGTCAGGGAAACAAGCTCCTTGTCGATAATGTGGTTCTTGAATTCGTCAGCAAACTGATGCTGATAGCTTGGATTGTTTTTTTCACTAATTTCAGGCTTCAGCCAGGTCAGATAATCATCGGCGGACCAGCTTTTATCATTAAACGAGATGATCGTTTTTTCAAGAATGCTGTCCGGGAAAGAGATACTGGCTACATCGCCCCGGAAATTCTCACGCAGATAGTCTTCAAAGCGGGCCAGATTCTCCCGGTGAACCCGTAAATTGCCTACATCGGCTGCATTGTCACGCACGGCTCTTTCATTTTCACGAAAACGAGGCAGCTGTTGCAGCCGCTCAGATAGCTCTTCTCTGATTTCCTCTTCTGTCGGTTGGTAAACGGAATCCAGTCGCGCTATATGGACGCCGTATTCGCTTTCAAACGGTCTGGTATAATCTCCCGGATTCTCAAGAGTCATCAGGGTGTCGGTAAAGTCCGGGTCATACATTCCATAGTTTACCCATCCGATATTACCACCGCTCAGGCGCGACTGCTCGTCCTGGGAATGTCTTTCAACCACATCGTGCCAGTCATCTCCGGTCTCAAGTTCCTGATAGGCGATTTCGGCTTTTGAGAGAACGGAGTCGACGGGATCGGGTACATTCCGGGTATTGTAGAAGATGTGTGAGAATCTTTTGTTGGGTCCGCTTTCGATCCGGTCCTTGACGTAAATCAGATGATAACCGAAAGAGGAGCGAACCGGCTTGCTTACTTCTCCGGGCTCAAGGCTGTATGCAGCATCTTCAAATGGCTTCACAGCCCATCCGGCACTGAAGAATCCGAGATCGCCGCCCATGCTCTGGCCGCGTTGCTGGCTTGAGTACTCATTAGAAAGTGACATAAAATCTTCTTCACCTTCCAGAAACCGGTCACGGGCCTCCATCAGTGTTTCGTATGCCTGAAGGGTGTCAGAAGGTGAAGCGTTTTCAGGCAGGCTGATGAGAATGTGCTGCGCATTGACCATCTCTTTGGAACGCTCATAAAGCTCGTCCAGGAGTCTGTCTTTAACATGGCGTTCCATCCAGAACGGATAGGCCGACTGCCGCTCATAGGATTCCAGTTCATCGATAATTTCGGAATCGTCCATATAGCCGGCGTCACGGGCTACCTGAAGTTTCAGGCGGTAATCCATGTATAATTCAAAGAAATCTTCCAGGCCCCGGGCGTCTTCCTCACCCTCAAGAAGCTGATTTGATTTGTTATATTGAGCTTCAAGCTCCGAAAATGTGACCGGTGTGCCGTCAATTTTTCCGACTATGATATCATCTGATTCCGGGGAGCGGGATGTTTGAAACAGGGAACAGCCGGAAATGAAAAGTAAACCTGCAAGAATACTTGCACCTATAGAACGCTTCATAATTAGTCTTGTACTTGTAATACTGGTTTGTTGCGTGTAGTCCACTGAAATACGAATAATGAAATACCCTGGCAATTTAAACACGGAAGATAATCTTTTTTCAAGACTATTCCGTAGCAAAACGCGGCTGCTAATCGCTTATTATGATTTAAAATGAGGATATTCTGACGGGTTCAGTAAAGGATGCCGGCGATGGTTGCGGACATGAGGTTGGCCATGGTTCCGCAGATGACGGCCTTGATTCCAAACTCGGCTATTTCAGACTTCCGGGATGGTGCCAGCCCGCCGATTCCACCGATCTGTATGGCGATGGAAGCAAAGTTGGCAAATCCGCAA comes from the Natronogracilivirga saccharolytica genome and includes:
- a CDS encoding peptidylprolyl isomerase, whose amino-acid sequence is MFTIKYMRISVTLLLLILFTTAVTAQQRQVADQIVAVVNDHVILQSDVNQRLFEFMQQSQSEQFEEEMWYYVLESLIDNYVLVEKAKIDSVVVSDSEVDRILDQRIQQLVEQVGSERELEQAFGQPIVEIKAEYADQFRQDLKVNRVRQKKMERVNITRPEVREFFESIPEDSLPMIPESVGLSQITVNPPPKEDARINARNLAEQLRDSILNHNASMEDLAREYSDGPTASEGGRLPMVATTQLLPEYAAAAAALDPGEVSEVVDTPQGFHVIRLNERQGNEISTHHILISVPEEELDEDYAIEKLTAIRDSVMHHGKSFSEMARRHSDDRSTAPAGGRLIDPQTAQRNIPVNELDPSLYRLVLTLEDVGDVSEPRSYTYGEDEQRAFRIVKLSNRIEEHRANLEQDYQLIRNFALQEKSQREMSKWIKDLRDDMYVEYRVPVPDYDPMDMPDQLAPDAAGDPEDMQQQQPPPQQQQPQQQQPQQQQQQPPPQQQ
- a CDS encoding peptidyl-prolyl cis-trans isomerase, giving the protein MTDFHPKTILVATIVLFLISSCERVDHEDGIVLAELGDRVLLLDEVKDNVSPEFFESDSLAAINRYRNDWLNRQLKVKEAGRLGLDQHDEVQKRIQEAKESILIDAFHEAVYLEVSSDPVTRSEAQEYYESNREKFVLAERHVRFRHLIAPTLSDARNARNALQRGQSWRDIAEQYAVNPQQAIRISRQYFPLSSAARQYEEINDFLQVIGVSEISPIRRIDDHYHFVQLMDSREAGDHPQMEWIIDQITEWLMLEQRRKKLRAMEQNLFLQAQANNELRIYDVRQPEQEVEIVTDSLP
- a CDS encoding peptidylprolyl isomerase translates to MKRSIGASILAGLLFISGCSLFQTSRSPESDDIIVGKIDGTPVTFSELEAQYNKSNQLLEGEEDARGLEDFFELYMDYRLKLQVARDAGYMDDSEIIDELESYERQSAYPFWMERHVKDRLLDELYERSKEMVNAQHILISLPENASPSDTLQAYETLMEARDRFLEGEEDFMSLSNEYSSQQRGQSMGGDLGFFSAGWAVKPFEDAAYSLEPGEVSKPVRSSFGYHLIYVKDRIESGPNKRFSHIFYNTRNVPDPVDSVLSKAEIAYQELETGDDWHDVVERHSQDEQSRLSGGNIGWVNYGMYDPDFTDTLMTLENPGDYTRPFESEYGVHIARLDSVYQPTEEEIREELSERLQQLPRFRENERAVRDNAADVGNLRVHRENLARFEDYLRENFRGDVASISFPDSILEKTIISFNDKSWSADDYLTWLKPEISEKNNPSYQHQFADEFKNHIIDKELVSLTRSRFPEFKQLSEDYLTGLAVFRVNEDSVWTYARQDTARLKELYEANTDDYHFDTRYKFVRFSASADSTLDKVREMVDAGEPADSVRNEISNVVVRRDVTSRIESSPYDQLKNLHEGEFSEYFEYRRRRTTMYLEELMDARPMTFDEAFNKLVTDYQDIREKEWLEAMRKKYRVETYPEVLKAKLEEQDD